The segment CCGCCGCCGCACACCGTCGGTCGTGGCGACGACGCCGGCGTTGTGCTGCCGCACCTCGGCCAGCTGGGCGTCGGCCCACTGCTGGTACTCCCGCTGTTAGGCGGCGAGTTGCTGCTGCCGTCCGGCCTCGGCGGCCTGGGCCGCCTGCCAGTCCCGTTCGAAGCGCGCACGCGCCTCGGCCTGCGCCTGGGTGCGGCGGCTCGCCGTCCAGCCGCTCTGTGCCTGGTACTGGTTCTGGTCCGGCATGGGCACGGGCTGCGCCAGCGGACCCGGAGCGAAGGGCTGCACCTGCTCGGGCCGTACCAGTGAGGCGGCCCGGAAGGCGGGAGCCCGGCAGCCCGAGGCCAGCAGACCCTGCAACGCGGCGACCTGCGCGTCCAGTTCCTCGGTGCGCCGCAGGGCTTCCGCCTGCCGGTACTCCCGGTGGCTCTGGACGGCCCGCCGCTGGTAGGCCCGGGCCTGCTGTTCCTGCTGTCTCCTCCGTCTGGCCTCGGCGTCCTGCTGGCGCTGCTGCTGCCGTTGCATCTCGGCCCAGACCCCGACGAATCCGGTGGAACGACGACTCATGTGCTGCATGCCCTCCCCAGGACGCCGGCAGCCGAAGAACACCTTGGTTGTCCCCGCAACCAGGTGTGACGGGACGACTCTATCCAGCGATCGCCGTCCCGCACATCCACCCGGCAAGGGCAGTCGCCGGAAGCATCCACGCAGGTCAAGTGACCGATGGGTAACTCCGGTGGGCGGTGTCAGCCGACGAACTCCGTGAGGTCGATGGCGTGCACGCGCAGCGGAAAGCCGTACTCCGGGTGCGTGGTCTCGCGCTCCGGGGTCATGCCGAGCTTGCGGCTGACGTTCTCCGAGGCGTCGTCCTGCGGCCGGACGATGCTGATCACCCGCTCGATGCCGCGGTCCTGGAGCGCGAACTCCAGTGTCGCGTGCGCGGCTTCGGAGGCGTACCCCTGGCCCCAGAACTGCGTTCCCAGCCGCCAGGCGATCGCCACCGACGGCATCACCTCGGGGAGGAACTCAGGCATCGTCAGGCCCGTGAAGCCGGCCAGTTCGCCCGAGGCCAGCAGCTCGACGGCGAAGAGGCCGAAGCCCTCCTCGTCCCACTCCTCCTCCCACCGCTCGACGGCCTCCGCGGTCTCCTCCAGGTCGAGGACCGAACCGTCGCCGACCCAGTGCATGACCCGCGGGTCCGCGTTGATGTCGGCCAGCGGCACGAGGTCGTCGTCGTGCCAGCGGCGGAGGAGGAGACGGGGGGTACGGATCTCGGTCATGGTGCTCATCCTGCCTGCGGCGGGACCCTCACGGGTAATCGGCCGCCGGCGTCGGCCGCCGGCCGCCGGCTTCCGGGTTCAGGCCCCAGGCCCCCGGCCTCCGGTCTCCGGGTTCCGTCTCGGCATCCCGGACTCCTGGCTCCCGGGCCCGGCTCCCCGCTCCCGGGCCCGGCTCCCGCTCCCGGACGAGGTTCCCTCAGCTGTCGGTGCCCGTACCCGTGCCCGTGCCGGGGTCCTTGGGCGGGCGGCGGGAGATCTGTTCGCGTGCCGTGTGCCAGCGTGACCTGGTCTGCTCCATCACGCTGTCCCACTGCCGGCGGACCTCGTGGTCGGACGGGCGGTGGCCCTGGCGGATCCTGGTGAGCTCGTCCCGTACCTCGCGCCCCAGCGCCGACGAGCCGACCATGACCAGCATGGCGGCGAAGAGCGCGGAGATCATCGCGAAGACGGCGCCGACCACTCCGTACCGCGTGGCGTAGGAATTGAACAGCCGCGGCAGGTAGACGGCCGCGCCCACCGCGTAGACGACCGACAGGACGGCGGCGGTGATGCCGAAGGGCAGGAGGTCGGACCAGGCGACCCGCTTCGCCGACAGCACCCGGCCGCTCCACACCAGGAACGCGGCGGTCACCGGCACCTCGCACACCTTGGCGACCAGCCCCAGCTCGCCCCCGTCGAGGAACGCGGTGAGCGCGGCGGTGCACAGGGCGTAGCCGGTGAGGCCGAGGATCCACATCAGGCCGTTGCGCGTATTGCGCACACTCAGCGGGGCCAGTTCCCAGGTCTGCTCGATGAGCCGCTGCGCGGCCCGGGCGAAACTGAGCACCGAGATCATCAGGAACACGGCCCCGAAGACGCCCACGCTCGCGCCGGTGCCCTCGGTGGGGGAGAACAGGGAGCCGACCGCCGTCGCGCCGGCGCCGGTGAGGTGGTACCGGTCGATGATCCGGTCGGCGACGTCGTAGTCCACGAAACTGCCGGAGACGACGCCGATGAGGACGGACAGGGGGACCAGCGCCGTCAATGCGCTGGAGGCCAGCGCCATCGATCGGTCGAACCCCACGATCTTCTGGAACCGGTTGACGACGCGCAGCGCGAAGGCGGGACGCAGCCAGAACGTCAGCGTTCTGACGAGGCGCTCACGATTGATCGACGCCGTCCTGTCCTCCACGAAGATCGTGACCGATGGGGCGACGCGAGCGTAACGGGACGGCCGCGAGCCGCGTCGGTACGACACGGGAGGGGGTGGGCGGGGCGGCCCGCCGGTACGCCGACCGGCCGAAAGGCGCGGCCTCAGGCCGCGGTGACGACCTCGCCGCGGATCGCGCGCGCCCACTCCACGACCAGCAGCTCGTACTCCGCCCGCTCCTGAGCGGAGAGCGAACCGCCCGCGCGCAGCCAAAGGGCCCGGATCCGCTCGTTTAACTCGGCAGCGGACCGCACGGAACCAGAGAGCTCAGGGTTGGGGGACATGAGCCAAGCGTAGGCGCAAGCTCTGACACTGCGCCACCGGACGGCTACGCGTGCGGATATGGGGTTGGTCACGGTTGATCGATCAACTGCGCTTTCCCCGTGGGGCGTTCGCCGGGCGTGGGTCGGTCCATTGCCGGGGGCCCGGCGGGGGAGCGGCCGTCAGCCCGCCGACTCCGCCGCGTGCGGGCTCAGGGAGCCGGTCGCCACCAGGGCGATGATCACGATGCCGAGCATGACCCGGTAGTAGACGAACGGCATGAAGGACTTGGTGCTGATGAACTTCATGAACCACGCGATGACCGCGTATCCCGAGGCGAAGGCGATCACGGTCGCGAACATCGTCGGCCCCCACGCCACGTGGCCGCCCTCCACCGCGTCCTTCAACTCGAAGACACCGGAGGCCAGTACGGCCGGGATCGCGAGCAGGAAGGAGTAACGGGCCGCGGCCTCCCGCTTGTAGCCCATGAACAGGCCGCCGCTGATGGTGGCGCCGGAGCGCGAGACGCCGGGGATGAGCGCGCAGGCCTGGCACAGGCCGAAGATCAGGCCGTCCTTGACGCCCAGGTTCTCCAGGGTCTTGCGCTGCTTCGGCGCGCGGTGCTTGCCGCCCGACTCGTCACGGGCCGCCAGCCGGTCGGCGATGCCGATCACGATGCCGACGACGACGAGCATCGTGGCCGTCACCCGAAGGTCGCGGAAAGGGCCCTCGATCTGGTTTTTGAGCGTCACGCCCAGCAGGCCGATCGGGATCGATCCGACGATCACCAGCCAGCCCATCTGGGCGTCGTGGTCCTTGCGCAGCGTCTTGTCGAACAGCGACCGGCTCCACGCCGAGATGATCCGCCCGATGTCCTTGCGGAAGTAGATCAGCACCGCTGCCTCCGTGCCGATCTGGGTGATCGCGGTGAAGGCGGCGCCGGGGTCCTTCCAGCCGGAGAACGCGGCGGTCAGTCGCAGATGCGCGCTGGAGGAGACGGGGAGGAACTCGGTCAGCCCCTGGACGAGTCCGAGGATGAGGGATTCAAACCAAGACATGAGGTTACGGAGTCCAAGTGCCGATCGGAAAGGGGCGACGGCGACGGCAGGCCCGTCGCGCGCGGTGATCCGGTGATCAAGTGTGTTCCGGGGGAAGCGTAGCGGGCCCGGGTGACAGCCCCGCCACAGGGGCTTCGCAGCCGCCCCTCGGCCCTCCCTGCCGACGCCCCCGCAGCCGAGGTCCTCGATGCCGAGGGCCCCGTCGCAGCCTCTGCCGACGTCGTCGATGCCGGCGTTGCCGACGCAGCCCCCGCCGGCGCTGCCCCCGCCGGCGCTGCCCCCGCCGGCGCTGCCGACGCCGGCGTTGCCGACGCCGGGGATGCCGCCGCCAAGGCCGATGTCCCCGACGCCGAAGACCTCACGCCGAGGTCCCGCCGTCCCCGCGCCCGGGCCCGGGGGGCGTCCACGGTGCCGCCGGCCCCGAGGCGGGTCAGCGTGCTGCGCCGCCGAGACGGTGTGGGCACGAGGCCCGCCCGCACGTGCCGAGCGCCGTGCGGTCCTGCCCGCCCGCACGTGCCGGGTGCTGCGGGGTCGTCCTGCCTGGCTGTGCACGCAGTGCACTGTGGGTTCCCCCACTGGCTGTGCAGCACGTGCGTGGTGGGGTCCGCCTCCAGCGGTGCGCGCCGGGCGCCGTGTGGTCCGGCCTGACTGTCCGCGCCAGGTGCTGTGAGGTCTCGCCCGGCGTTACTTGCCGGGTACTCAGGGTTCCGTCCCCAGCGGTACGACACGAGCGTGGCGGATTCCGCCCCTAGCGGTGCGCGCCGGGCGCCGTGTGGTCCGGCCTGACTGTCCGCGCCGAACGCTGTGCGGTCCCGCCTGGCTGTGCCGCGCAGGGCACTGTGGGTTCCGCCTCCAGCGGTGCGCGCCGAGCGTGATGGCGTCCCCCCCCCGGCTGTACGTCGAGGACGTGGCTGGGGCCGCCCTTGGCGGTACGTGCCGGGCATCGTGGGGATCCGCTCGCAGCCGTGCACACTGCTGCGGGGCCCTGCTGTGCACGGCAGCCCGAGGTTGCCCCGCCCTGCGCCGCGCCGCCAGGTTGCCCCGCGTACGTCGGCCCGCGAGGGTGCCCCGTCGTGCGTTGCGCTGCGGGGGTGACCCCTTGCTCGCCGCGCTGCGAGGTTTCTCCCGTCGTGCGCCGCGCCGCCAGGCTGCCCCGCAGGGCGTCGCGCGGCCGGGTCGCCCCGTCGCTTGCCGCGCTACGAGGTTGCCCCGTCGTGCGCCTCTCTTGCGGGGCGCACCCCGTACAGGCCGCGTGCGCCCCCTCCACCCGCGCCGGGCCGCGGGCGCTCCCGCAGCCCGAGAGCCGCGCGGGGTGCCCCTGAAGCGGGAGCGCCGCGCGGGGCGCCCGGCGCGGACCCGCGCAGCGTGCCGTGCCGCGTGCGGTGGGCGGGGGCGCTCGCCGTGGCCGCCGGGTGATCCGCCGCGTCCGCGGTGCGTGCGTCCGCCGTGGACGCGGAGGTGTTCCCATGGTTGACCGGCCGCCCGGCCGCCGCATACTTTGCTGCTGATGGGAAAGCGCTTGCTGCCTGTGCGGGCTGCATGCTTCCCCTCGGTTGCTGGCCCGCCCGGTCGTTCGGCCGTACGTCGGAGGAGTGCTGATCACGCCCATGCCCCCATCCACTCCGCCGCCCGGCGCGCTCGACGGCCGCCGTATCCGGGCCGCCATCGTCGGCCTCGGCGCCATCGGGCGAGGCTCCCATCTGACGGCCCTGCGGCAGCTCACCGCCGAGGGCGAGACCGAGGTCGTGGCGGCCGTTGACATCGATGCCACCGCCGTGGAGGCCTTCTGCGCGGAGAGCGGGGTTCCGCACGGGTACACCGATCTGGAGCGCATGCTCGCGGAGCAGCGTCCCGACCTGGTGACCATCTGCACGCCGCCGACCCTGCACCGTGAGCAGAGCGTGACCGCGCTCCGGGCCGGCGCCTGGGTGTGGTGCGAGAAGCCGCCGATGCCGACCCTCGCCGACTACGACGCCGTCGAGGCGGAGGAGGGCGAGGCGGCCGGACCGTACGCCTCGATCGTCTTCCAGCACCGTTTCGGCTCCGGGACGCGGCACGTGAGGGCACTGCTCGCCGGGCAGGCCCTCGGGCGGCCGCTGGTCGCGCACTGCCAGACCACCTGGTACCGCGACATCGCCTACTACGCGGTGCCCTGGCGCGGTCGCTGGGAGACCGAGGGCGGCGGTCCGGCGATGGGGCACGGCATCCACCAGATGGACCTGCTGCTCGATCTGCTCGGCCCGTGGAGCGAGGTGCGCGCGATGGCCGGGCGGCTCGTGCACGACGTCGAGACCGAGGACGTGTCCACGGCCCTGGTCCGCTTCGAGAGCGGGGCGATGGCGACGGTCGTCAACAGCGTCCTGAGCCCCGACGAGGTCAGCCGCATCCGGATCGACTGCGAGCGCGCCACCGTCGAGCTCACCCACCTCTACGGCCACGCCAACGCCGACTGGCGGATCACCCCGGCCCCGGATGTGCCGGACGACACCGTGGCGGCCTGGCGGGACTTCGGGGCGGACGTCCCGAGTTCCCACCTGGCGCAGCTGCGGGAACTGGTCGCGAGCATGCGCGCCGGGCAGCGGCCGCGCAGCAGCGGCGCGGACGGGCGCACGAGCCTGGAGCTGATCGCCGCCCTGTACAAGTCGGCGTTCACCGACGCGACGGTACGGCGGGGCGAGATCGGACCCGGGGACCCGTACTACACGGCCATGCACGGGGGCGCCGCCGGCTGGGCCCCGGCCGCCACCGCCTCGGACACGGTCGCGGACACCTCCACGGGTGCGGGCACGGGCACCGCCACGGGCGTGGTCCCCGGCGCGGGCGCGACCGAGGCGGGGGTACCCGCGTGAGCGGCGACCTGCGCATCGTCCACGCGCAGGGCGACCGGGTCACGGTGACCGACCCGGGCACCGGTGTCGAACTGCTCGCCTACGTCTACCGGCCGGAGGCCGCCTGGGAGGCCCCGAGGCCGTACATCCACCCGCTTCGGACCCTCGCCGGCGACGTCGTCACGGACTACCGGCCCAACGACCACCGCTGGCACAAGGGGCTGTCGCTGACCTCCTCGCACCTCTCCGGCGCGAACCTGTGGGGCGGCAACTCGTACGTGCACGGCGAGGGGTATCTCGAACTCCCCGAGCGGGTGGGCTCGATGGCGCACGCCGGCTTCGACGAGCTCTCGGCCGAGGGTGGCCGGGTCGTCATCGCCGAGCGGCTGACCTGGCATCCGCACAGCGGTGAGCTGTGGGCGGAGGAGGCCCGCCGGATCGAGGTGCACGACGTGGACCCGGACTCGGGTTCCTGGGCGCTGACCTGGTCGAGCGCCGTCACCAACCGCCGTGACGATCCCCTGCGGTTCGGCAGTCCGACCACCGCCGGGCGCGAACTGGCCGGATACACCGGGCTGTTCTGGCGGGGCCCGCGCGCCTTCCGGGACGGCCGCATCATCGGCCCGCAGGGCGAGGGGCCCGGGCTGATGGCCTCGCAGAGCCCCTGGCTCGCCCTCTCCGGCGAGCACGACGGCACCGACGGTCACGCCACCGTCGTCTTCGCGCACGCCCCCGAGAACGACCACCGCGGCGCCCGCGGGACGCACCCCGCCCACTGGTTCGTCCGCAACGAGCCCTTCGCGGGCATCGCCCCGTCCTGGGCGTTCTTCGACGAGCTGGAGCTCGCCCCCGGCGACACCCTCGACCGCCGCTACCGTGTCGTGGTGGCCGACGGGGCCTGGGAGCGGGAGGAGATCGCCGGGTACCTGGAGGCGCACCCTTGGTGAGCGGCTTCGGGGGGCTGCCCGGCGGCGTCGCCGTCTCGCGGCTGCGGGTGTACGACTGGCCGGGCGCCGACGGCCTGCGCGGCGGAACTCCCCATCTGCATCTGACGTGTTCGGAGGGGTACGTCGTCACGGGCGGGCGCGGCGCGGTGCAGACCCTGACCTCGGCCGGCTACCAGGTCGCCCCGCTCGGACCCGGTACGGTCGCCTGGTTCACGCCGGGCACCGTCCACCGGCTGGTCAACGACGACGACCTGCGCATCACCGTCCTGATGCAGAACAGCGGTCTGCCGGAGGCCGGTGACGCGGTCCTCACCCTGCCGCCGGAGTACCTCACCGACTCCGCGACGTACGCGGCCGCCACCGTGATCCCGGCCGGCGCTCCGCGGGAGGAACAGGCCCGCTTCGTCCGTGCCCGGCGGGACCTCGCGCTGGAGGGCTACCGGGCGCTGCGCGAGGCATCGGACGGCCCGGCGGCCCTGGCCGCCTTCCACCGGGCCGCCGCCGCGCTGGTGGAGCCCCGGCTCGCCGAGTGGCGCGAGCGCTGGCTCGGGGGCGCCCTGGCGGCGGCGCGGGCCACGGGGGAGCAGCTCGGCCGGCTCTCGGCCGGCGACGCGTCCCATCTCGCCGAGGCCGCCGTACGCGCCGAGGAACCGGCTGCGCGGGAGAAGTTCGGGATGTGCGGATGGCTGGACACCTACGCGGTGCAGTGACCTCCGTGTTCCGTGACCGGGTGGGGCCCGCGCCGAGGCTCAGGCCGCCGAAGGGCCCGTGACCGTCCATCCCGGGGCCTGCGGGTGGGGGACCAGGTCCTCGTGGCGCACCTCGTGGCCGCAGGCCGAGCAGTTCACCACCGGGACGAGGGTCTGGCCGCAGTTGTGCTCGAGCACCATGGGGCGGTCCTCCTTGTTGAGGTGGCGGTCGCCCCACGCCATCAGCGTCATCAGGACCGGCTCCAGTTCGAGCCCCGCCGGTGTGGGCCGGTACTCGAACCGCTGCGGGCGCTCGCTGTAGGCCCGCTTGGCCAGGATCCCGGCGTCGACCAGCCGGCGCAGCCGGGTGGCCAGGATGTCGCGTGGGGCGCCGATGTTGCGCACCAGCTGGTCGAAGCGGCCGTTCCCCAGGCAGACCTCCCGAAGGACGAGCAGCGAGTACTTCTCTCCCACCAGGGCGAGCGCGTCGGCGATCGAGCAGGGGCGCGGGTTCTTGGAGGCGGCCATGACGACGAGTCTAGGGGAGGGTTGGAAAACCGAACCCACAGGGTTGGATTTCCCAACTTGCAAGACTAGGGTGAGTCCAGATTTCCTACTCACCGGTAATCCCCGCTGCTCGTGCTCGTCATGGAGGCCCCGCACATGCGTGACGCAGTCATCGTCGAAGCCGTACGCACCCCGATCGGCAAGGGCAAGCCGAACGGCGCCCTCGCCCACGTCCACCCCGTCGAACTCCTCGCCCACACCCTGCGCACCCTCGTCGACCGCTCGGGCGTCGACCCCGCGCTGATCGACGACGTCATCGGGGGCACCGTCGACCAGGTCGGCGAGCAGGCCATGAACACCACCCGCTACGCGCTGCTCTCGGCAGGGTTCCCGGAGACGGTCCCCGCGACCACGGTCGACCGGCAGTGCGGCTCCTCCCAGCAGGCCGTGCACTTCGCGGCGCAGGGCGTCATCTCCGGCGCGTACGACCTCGTCGTCGCGTGCGGGGTCGAGTCGATGAGCCGGGTGCCGATGTGGTCCAACGTGCCCGAGGGCAAGGACCCCTTCGGCCCCGGAGTCGCCGCGCGCTACCCGGAGGGGCTCGTCCCGCAGGGCATCAGCTCCGAACTCATCGCCGCCAAGTGGTCGATCACGCGGGAGCAGATGGACGCCTACGCCGTCTCCTCGCACCACAAGGCCGCGGCGGCGTGGGAACGCGGGCTCTTCGACGCCGAGGTCGCGCCGCTGGACGGCGTCTCGCGCGACGAGTGCGTACGGCCCGGGAGCACCCCGGAGATCCTCGCCGGCCTGCGGTCCGCCTACTACGACCCGGCCTTCGCCGAGCGCTTCCCGCAGATCGAGTGGAACGTCACCGCGGGCAACGCGAGCCCCGTGAACGACGGCGCGTCGGCCGTGCTGATCACCTCGGGCGAGACCGCCGACCGGCTCGGGCTGCGCCCGCTCGCCCGGCTGCACAGCTTCGCCGTCACCGGCTCGGACCCGCTGCTCATGCTGACCGGCGTGATCCCGGCTACCGAGAAGGTGCTGCGCCGGGCGGGACTGCGGCTCGACGACATCGACCTCTTCGAGGTCAACGAGGCGTTCTCCAGCGTCGTCCTCGCCTGGCGGCAGGAGACCGGCGCCGACCTGGCCAAGGTCAACGTGCACGGCGGCGCCATCGCGCTCGGCCACCCGCTCGGCGCGAGCGGTACCCGGCTGACCACGACGCTCGTCCACGCCATGCGGGAACGCGGCGCCCGCTACGCCTTGCAGACGATGTGCGAGGCGGGCGGACTGGCCAACGCGATGGTCCTGGAATCCGTATGACGGCCCCACCGACCCGGGCCGCCCGCCGACGGGCCCGCGGGGGCCTGTGACGGTCCCGTGCGGGACGGCCTCGCGGGGCGGAGAGGTCGTAGGCGGCGTGGCCCCGTGACGGCGTGGTCGTGGGACGGGCCCAACCGCCGAAAGGCCGTCACGCGCCGAGGCCGTGAGCGGCGGGCTCGCGGGACGGCGAGGCCGCGTGCCGGTCCCGCAGGCGGTGGCCGCCGGAACCGTCGGGACGGCGGACCGTGGGACGGCCCGGCTGTGGGGCGGTCCCGTGGATGAGGGGCGTCGGTCGGTGGAGTCATGTGGGCGGCGGACCCCCGGACGGCGGGGCCGCAGGCCCGGGGGCGTCGTGCGGGGGCGTGAGCCTGGATCTGCGGTCGCTCGGGGTTACGGGCGGCGCAGGTGGTGGCGTTTGCGCCAGGCCACCGCCGCGCCGATCAGCGCCGGCAGCATGATGCAGGCCATCGCGATCAGGAAGGCCGGCGAGGTGGGGGAGGAGGCGCGGGCGCCCGCGACGACGTACGCGGCGGTGTTCGGGACGGACCCCACGGCCGTCGCGACCAGGAAGGACGGCCAGCCCATGCGGGAGACGGCGGCGCAGTAGTTCGCCGCCCAGAACGGTATCCCCGGGAAGAGCCGCGCCGCCAGCATCGAGCGCATGCCGTGCCGGCTGAGCTGGCCGTCCGCCGCCTTCAGCAGCCGCCCGCGCAGCAGGGGGCGCAGCGCGTCCTGACCGAGCAACCGCCCCAGTCCGAAGCTGATCCCGGCCCCGAGCACGGTGCCCGCGAGGGCCGCCGCTATGCCCCACTGCGAGCCGAACAACGCCCCCGCGGCCAGGTTCAGCAGCGGCCGCGGCACGAACGCCACGGTGCACAGGCCGTACGCCACCGCGAAGACCGCGGCCGCCGAGACGCCGCCCAACTCCGGTGGCCAGCCGTCCGCGAGGAGCTTCTGCGGCTCGAAGAGCAGCACGCTCGACGCGGCCGCCGCCAGCAGCACGACCAGCAGCGCGAAACGCGACCAGGGCGACAGGAGCACTCTCGTGCAGCGCGCGGCGAGCCCGGTGGGTCCGGCGGCCGACGCCGTGACGGACGCGATGACGGGAACGGTGTGGGGCACGGGAGCCGGCGCGGGGACGACGAGCTCCATGGCGGTGGCCCGGGGAGAGGCCGTGGCGGTGCCCCCAGAGCGGGTGGTGGCATCGAGCATCCCGCGACACTAACCGACGCATGTGTGTGATCGCCGTATGGTTCGTCTCATGACCGTCACAGGTGCGGAGCCGGACGGCGCGCCGGACAGCGTTCTCGCCGATCTCGTGCTGGAGCGGCTGACGACCGCGTACGGCGGCGCGGCCGATCCCGGCCGGGCGGCGGCCATGCGGGCCTACATGAAGGACGTGGCCCCCTTCCTCGGCCTGCCCACCCCCGCCCGCCGGGCCCTGTCCCGCACCGTCCTGGCGGGCACCGCCCGTCCCGAGGAGCGCGACTGCACGGCGGTCGCGCTGCGCTGCTGGGCCCTCCCGCAGCGCGAGTACCACTACTTCGCCGTCGACTACCTGCGCCGGTACGCCCCTCGACTGTCGTCGGCGTTCCTGCCGGTGGCACGGCGGCTCGTGACCACGATCTCCTGGTGGGACACGGTCGATCCGCTGGCCGCGCACGTGGTCGGCGCCCTCGTCGCCGCGGACCCCGGTCTCGGCGCCGAGATGGACGCGTGGATCGCCGACGAGGACCTGTGGGTCGTCCGCACCGCGCTGCTCCACCAGCTGCCGCGCAAGGAGCGCACCGACGCCGGCCGTCTCTTCCGGTACTGCCTGCGGCAGTCGGGGCACCGGGACTTCTTCGTCCGCAAGGCCATCGGCTGGGCCCTGCGGGAGTACGCCAAGACCGACCCGGCGGCCGTCCTGGCCTTCGTCACCCGTGAACGCGACCGCTTCGCCCCGCTGACGGTGCGTGAGGCGCTCAAGAACGTCGGCGATCCGGCCGCCCGGCCGTCCGGGAGCGCCACGGCCGGGTGAGGCCGCCGTCCGGGTCCGGCGAAAACCATTCGACGCCGAACGACCCGTCGGCGATGATCGTGACCATGTTCCGGTACGCCTTCCTCCTCACCGCATCCGCCGTCGCGGATACGCCGAAGGCTGCCGTCCCGCTCCTCGTGGCCGCTGTCGACGGCGCCCGAAGCTGACCCTCTCCGGATCGTCCGGCGGACCCCGCAGGGGGAGGGTCGGCCAGGTTCCCGGGGTCCCCGCTTCCTACGGACACGCTTCGAGGTACAGCCATGCCCAAGACCGCTTACGTGCGGACCAAACCACACCTCAACATCGGCACCATGGGGCACGTGGACCACGGCAAGACCACCCTGACCGCCGCCATCACCAAGGTCCTCGCCGCCCGCGGCAGCGGCACGTTCGTGCCGTTCGACCGCATCGACCGGGCCCCGGAGGAGGCCGCGCGCGGCATCACCATCAACATCGCCCACGTCGAGTACGAGACCGACACCCGGCACTACGCGCACGTCGACATGCCGGGGCACGCCGACTACGTCAAGAACATGGTCACCGGCGCCGCGCAGCTCGACGGGGCGATCCTCGTCGTCTCCGCGCTCGACGGGATCATGCCGCAGACCGCCGAACACGTCCTGCTGGCCCGGCAGGTGGGTGTCGACCACATCGTGGTCGCCCTCAACAAGGCCGACGCCGTGGACGACGCCGAGCTCCTCGACCTGGTCGAGCTGGAGGTCCGCGACCTGCTCACCGAGCACGGCTACGGCGGTGACTCCACGCCCGTCGTCAGGGTGTCGGGCGTCGGGGCCCTGGCCGGCGACCCGCGCTGGACGGCGTCCGTCGACGCGCTGCTCGACGCGGTGGACACCTATGTGCCCATGCCCGAGCGGTACGTGGACGCGCCGTTCCTGCTGTCCGTGGAGAACGTGCTGACCATCACCGGCCGCGGGACGGTCGTGACCGGTGCCGTGGAACGCGGCAGGCTCCGCCTGGGGGACCGGGTGCAGGTGCTCGGCGCGGACGTCGAGACCGTCGTGACCGGCGTCGAGACCTTCGGCAAGCCGATGGAGGAGGCGCAGGCCGGGGACAACGTGGCGCTGCTGCTGCGCGGAGTGCCCCGCGACGCCGTCCGGCGCGGACACGTCGTCGTGGCGCCGGGCAGCGTGGTGCCCCGGCGGCGGTTCACGGCGCGGCTCCATGTCCTGTCCGGCCGGGAGGGCGGGCGTACGACGCCCCTGACGACCGGCTACCGGCCGCAGTTCCACATCCGTACGGCGGACGTCGTCGGGGACGTTGACCTGGGAGGGGCGGCGGTCGCCCGGCCCGGCGACACGGTCGACGTGACCGTCGAACTGGGCCGTGAGATCCCGCTCGAGCCCGGCCTCGGCTTCGCCGTCCGCGAGGGCGGACGGACCGTGGGCGCGGGCACGGTGACCGCCGTGCTGTGAGACCGGGCCGA is part of the Streptomyces asoensis genome and harbors:
- a CDS encoding thiolase family protein; this translates as MRDAVIVEAVRTPIGKGKPNGALAHVHPVELLAHTLRTLVDRSGVDPALIDDVIGGTVDQVGEQAMNTTRYALLSAGFPETVPATTVDRQCGSSQQAVHFAAQGVISGAYDLVVACGVESMSRVPMWSNVPEGKDPFGPGVAARYPEGLVPQGISSELIAAKWSITREQMDAYAVSSHHKAAAAWERGLFDAEVAPLDGVSRDECVRPGSTPEILAGLRSAYYDPAFAERFPQIEWNVTAGNASPVNDGASAVLITSGETADRLGLRPLARLHSFAVTGSDPLLMLTGVIPATEKVLRRAGLRLDDIDLFEVNEAFSSVVLAWRQETGADLAKVNVHGGAIALGHPLGASGTRLTTTLVHAMRERGARYALQTMCEAGGLANAMVLESV
- a CDS encoding TVP38/TMEM64 family protein is translated as MLDATTRSGGTATASPRATAMELVVPAPAPVPHTVPVIASVTASAAGPTGLAARCTRVLLSPWSRFALLVVLLAAAASSVLLFEPQKLLADGWPPELGGVSAAAVFAVAYGLCTVAFVPRPLLNLAAGALFGSQWGIAAALAGTVLGAGISFGLGRLLGQDALRPLLRGRLLKAADGQLSRHGMRSMLAARLFPGIPFWAANYCAAVSRMGWPSFLVATAVGSVPNTAAYVVAGARASSPTSPAFLIAMACIMLPALIGAAVAWRKRHHLRRP
- a CDS encoding DNA alkylation repair protein, with translation MTVTGAEPDGAPDSVLADLVLERLTTAYGGAADPGRAAAMRAYMKDVAPFLGLPTPARRALSRTVLAGTARPEERDCTAVALRCWALPQREYHYFAVDYLRRYAPRLSSAFLPVARRLVTTISWWDTVDPLAAHVVGALVAADPGLGAEMDAWIADEDLWVVRTALLHQLPRKERTDAGRLFRYCLRQSGHRDFFVRKAIGWALREYAKTDPAAVLAFVTRERDRFAPLTVREALKNVGDPAARPSGSATAG
- the tuf gene encoding elongation factor Tu, producing the protein MPKTAYVRTKPHLNIGTMGHVDHGKTTLTAAITKVLAARGSGTFVPFDRIDRAPEEAARGITINIAHVEYETDTRHYAHVDMPGHADYVKNMVTGAAQLDGAILVVSALDGIMPQTAEHVLLARQVGVDHIVVALNKADAVDDAELLDLVELEVRDLLTEHGYGGDSTPVVRVSGVGALAGDPRWTASVDALLDAVDTYVPMPERYVDAPFLLSVENVLTITGRGTVVTGAVERGRLRLGDRVQVLGADVETVVTGVETFGKPMEEAQAGDNVALLLRGVPRDAVRRGHVVVAPGSVVPRRRFTARLHVLSGREGGRTTPLTTGYRPQFHIRTADVVGDVDLGGAAVARPGDTVDVTVELGREIPLEPGLGFAVREGGRTVGAGTVTAVL